The stretch of DNA AGCTCCTCTGCGATCTCCCGTTGCGACATGTCATGGATGCGATGCAGCAGGAATACCTGCCGCTGACGCACGGGCAACGCCTGGATGATGTCTAGCAACGCCGCCAGCTGCTGCTCGAAATCCAGCGCCTGGGCGCCGTCCCAATCGTCGACGCTCAGGTGCTCGGGCACATGGCCATTTAAATGAGCCTGCCGCGTACGCTCGGCGCGAATACGGTCGATGGCGCGGTTGAACGCCGTTTTACGCAGGAACGCCAAAGGCGTGGCGATGGGGTCGCGGGGTGGTTTCTCCAGCATCTGCACGCACACTTCATGCATCAAGTCGCGTGCGAAGTCTCGGCCGTGGAAGCGACGCTTGATGTAGTCAACTAGGTCGTCGTAATGGAGAGCCAGGGCGGCCATCAGGGGGTGATGTGTGGGCATTCCGAGAACTGGCGTTTATGAGAATAGATCTCATCATAAAGGGTTGAGGGGGAGATAGCGAGGGGGAGTTCAAGGCTACTGCTGACGTGCCGATAAATTTCAGATTTAACGTAGAAGCGCACACTTCAATTTTGGCGAAGCGTTTTTACACACTCTGGGCCATTAGCGGTCGATCACGCCCAGCAGCTATTGGCCGATTTCTGCCTTTCGTGACAAGCAGCAATCGGCCAATAGCGGTGCCTCCGTCCAGAACCAGTTTCCACCCTTAGCAGTCACTCAAGCCGACCACTTTTTCTTATTCGCCTTATCTCTACCTTGTAAATTTGCTCGAGTCCGAAGCTCTTTAACCTCCCGAATCACCGTGCCAAGAATGCCGATCCCTTCATGAATCTGCTGCGTTGTCAGGCCGGCATAGCCCAAAATGAGTCCTGCCGATCGCTCGTATTCTACCGACGCTGGTTCGGCAAACAGCGGCGAAAGCGGATATACGCCAACCCCGCGTTCGAGCGCTATCGCCTGCAACGTCGGCTCATCCTGAGCGCGAAGCGCGGGTAGCGTTAATACGCCGTGTAAGCCCGCCGCCATGCCGGCCAGTTGCCCATATTCCGCCAGATGCTGTTCAAAAGCCTCCAGTAATGCCCTTCGCCGCAGTTCATTTTCCCGCCGCAGGCGGCGAACGTGACGCTCATAGGTTCCACTTTCGATCAATGAGGCGAGCACGTTTTGCTCCCAGCGCGGTGAGTGTCGATCGGTCAGCCGTTTGGCTTCACGGAAAACGTGAACCAACTCGCGTGGAAGAACCAGATAACCCAACCTGAGTTGCGGTGAGAGTGCCTTGGAGAACGTTCCGACATAAATGACGCGAGCATCTGCGTCCATGGATTGCAGTGCGTCGATGGGCCGCTGGCCATAGCGAAACTCGCCGCCGTAATCGTCCTCAATGATCCACGCGCGATGTCGCCTCGCCCAACTCAGCAGTTCGAGGCGACGTGCGACAGGAAGCACCGCCCCCATGGGAAACTGGTGAGACGGAGTGACAAAGGCCAGGCGCACGCGATCACCTTCCGGCAGAGCACTGGTATCCAGTCCAGAGGCATCGACGGGTATGGGCAACGCCGTCGCGCCCGTGGCCTCAAAGCAATATCTGGCCATGCGGTAGCCAGGCTCTTCGAAGACGAATGCATCTTGCGGGTTCAGCAAAAGCCGGGCGCACAGGTCAAGTCCTTGCTGCGAGCCATGCACTACGAGTATTTGATCCGCATCGCACGCCAGACCGCGTGCGCGTCGCAGATAACCTTGCAGCGCATTGCGCAAGCGCTCTTCCCCTTCGGGGTGGCCGTAAGCGAGGCTCGGTTGACGCTTGACTAGTTCGGAACGGTAGGCGCGCTGCCAACCCAGCGCCGGAAAATCCCTGGTAGCGACTGAGCCGTACCTGAAATCGATGCGGGCTTGGGGTGACGCCATGTTGTACGGCTTCATGATGGCCACTCGTTGCCCGTAAAGGGAAAGCACTGGCGGCAGTTCCTTTTGCTGCGCCGAGTCCCCTTGGGCATGCCCGGATTGAGTGCTGATTATGCTCGCTACCGTGGCGGCCTTGCCCACTGATGTCAGGACAAAGCCTTCGGCCGCCAGTTGCTCGTAAGCCGCCGTTACAGTGGTTCGCGACACGCCGAGTTCGGCCGCGATTGCCCGCGTCGACATGAGCCTCGTGCCGGCGGCAAGCGTGCCGTCTTCTATCTGCGCGCGCAGCCTGGCATAGATCCGACGTTGCGCGCCGCGGGAAAATGCATCCGGATTGGCTGAAAACTGGCCCATGGAAAAACCTCGAAACTGGCACTTTCGATGATGCAGATCGTGGTCGACATTATGGACTCCCAACAATCCGTAGTGAAATCCCATGTACATTCCCGAACACTTCGCAGAGCACCGCCCGGAACAGTTGCACCGAATTATCCGCGACAATCCGCTGGGCATCCTCGTTACTGAGGGTGAATCCGGCATGGATGCGGACCACATTCCCTTTGAACTCGATACCGGCCACGGAACATACGGGTTGCTGACCGCTCATGTGGCCCGCGCCAATCCTGTGTGGCAACGTTGCGCCGGCGGCACGCCTGTCATGGTGATCTTCAGGGGGGCAGAAGGCTACATTTCGCCCAACTGGTATGCGTCCAAACACGAAACGCATCGCCAGGTTCCCACATGGAACTACGAGGTGGTGCATGTGCATGGCGTCATGCGCGTGATGTCGGAAGAAAAGCTCCTGCGCCGCACCCTGGCCCAGCTGACTCGCCACCAGGAGTCCAAGGAGATCAAGCCCTGGAAGATGGGCGATGCGCCGCGTGAATATCTGGACGAGATGGTGTCGAGAGTTGTCGGTATCGAGATCGAAATGCAGTGCGTTGAATGCAAGCGCAAGCTCAATCAAAACAAGTCGCACGCTGATCGCTTGTCTGCGATCGCGCACTTGCGCGAGCGCGGGCACGTTGAGCTTTCTTCGATAATGCTGGCCAACCTTGAGCAGCCGGATCAGGGGGCAGCACCGTGGACCTTGAGTTGACCACCACCACGATTCTGGTGACCTTCGCCGGAGTTTTTTTGATCTGCTTTATGAAAGGTGCCTTCGGTGGAGGCTTCTCCATTGTCGGCATTCCGCTGCTGTCGCTGGTGATGGATCCGCTCACAGCCGGCGGACTGCTAGCGCCGTTGTTTATCGCGATGGACCTGTTCGGCCTGCGTTACTGGAAGCCATCCACTTGGTCTAAACCCGACTTGGTGCTGTTGTTACCAGGTCTGATTGTCGGCATCGGTGTCGGCTATCTACTCTTTCGCGTCATGGATCACCGCGCAGTCGCGTTAGTGATGGCGGCGGTTACCCTGATTTTTGTCGGCCTCTGGTTCAAAACCGGTGGGGAAATCAGGGTCAGCCAGCGCTCATCGCTCAAGGCGGTGTCCGCAGGCGTCACCTCTGGGATCACGACTATGGTCGCGCATT from Pseudomonas sp. NC02 encodes:
- a CDS encoding FMN-binding negative transcriptional regulator, with translation MYIPEHFAEHRPEQLHRIIRDNPLGILVTEGESGMDADHIPFELDTGHGTYGLLTAHVARANPVWQRCAGGTPVMVIFRGAEGYISPNWYASKHETHRQVPTWNYEVVHVHGVMRVMSEEKLLRRTLAQLTRHQESKEIKPWKMGDAPREYLDEMVSRVVGIEIEMQCVECKRKLNQNKSHADRLSAIAHLRERGHVELSSIMLANLEQPDQGAAPWTLS
- a CDS encoding PLP-dependent aminotransferase family protein, with protein sequence MGFHYGLLGVHNVDHDLHHRKCQFRGFSMGQFSANPDAFSRGAQRRIYARLRAQIEDGTLAAGTRLMSTRAIAAELGVSRTTVTAAYEQLAAEGFVLTSVGKAATVASIISTQSGHAQGDSAQQKELPPVLSLYGQRVAIMKPYNMASPQARIDFRYGSVATRDFPALGWQRAYRSELVKRQPSLAYGHPEGEERLRNALQGYLRRARGLACDADQILVVHGSQQGLDLCARLLLNPQDAFVFEEPGYRMARYCFEATGATALPIPVDASGLDTSALPEGDRVRLAFVTPSHQFPMGAVLPVARRLELLSWARRHRAWIIEDDYGGEFRYGQRPIDALQSMDADARVIYVGTFSKALSPQLRLGYLVLPRELVHVFREAKRLTDRHSPRWEQNVLASLIESGTYERHVRRLRRENELRRRALLEAFEQHLAEYGQLAGMAAGLHGVLTLPALRAQDEPTLQAIALERGVGVYPLSPLFAEPASVEYERSAGLILGYAGLTTQQIHEGIGILGTVIREVKELRTRANLQGRDKANKKKWSA
- a CDS encoding sulfite exporter TauE/SafE family protein, translating into MDLELTTTTILVTFAGVFLICFMKGAFGGGFSIVGIPLLSLVMDPLTAGGLLAPLFIAMDLFGLRYWKPSTWSKPDLVLLLPGLIVGIGVGYLLFRVMDHRAVALVMAAVTLIFVGLWFKTGGEIRVSQRSSLKAVSAGVTSGITTMVAHSGGPPLAMYLLPLGLSKKTYAGTTSMFFTVGNLLKAVPWLLLARPTGNVLSLMVICLLAVPSGVWLGWRLHTKLDQRQMYLACYCLLVVTAVKLLWDGISGYIV
- a CDS encoding RNA polymerase sigma factor; protein product: MAALALHYDDLVDYIKRRFHGRDFARDLMHEVCVQMLEKPPRDPIATPLAFLRKTAFNRAIDRIRAERTRQAHLNGHVPEHLSVDDWDGAQALDFEQQLAALLDIIQALPVRQRQVFLLHRIHDMSQREIAEELGISVNMVTQHFGRAMKTIGQHWEPARRALRKNP